A stretch of the Vigna radiata var. radiata cultivar VC1973A unplaced genomic scaffold, Vradiata_ver6 scaffold_43, whole genome shotgun sequence genome encodes the following:
- the LOC106752715 gene encoding uncharacterized protein LOC106752715, with protein MPENKVFPWVEKYGGASDPVKHLRSFVDAMAVYSSDKLVWCRVFSLSLKDEALDWFHSLPPRSIDGFVTLRQLFSQQYASNRSRGLTYTALVRMKQGREESLKGFMERFNRTARQVRNVDQRLIVSALTTALRPGPFVDYLYEEEPQSMDELQHKLAGFIRVEEGRAYRGDQGDEGGSNVKIGRDRRGEKRSADGECRSGMKRGVEIQRAQQYVHHTPLSAPRVRVLEEALRANLLTVARSPTPRGADENKHCRYHQNMGHSTEDCIALKDKLESLVQAGHLREFVQRANPHPREIPGRYGGRPPAGQRVQPAAERTEGGGSGERPLRGVINTISGGFTGGGASSAARKRHLRNLHSVNKVGIAGRTMPTIAFSDEDFHAPDPDQDDPMVITTIIARYSVGKMLIDQGSSANILYWKTFQQMDIPDESIMPFNEKILGFAGERVDTRGYVDLKMCLGAEAGAKELRVRFLLVEAETSYNVLLGRPCLNAFGAIVSTPHLTMKYPTDDGTIWTVRADQRVARECYAAGLKVQPPRHKVQPPRHKVCETRPTTLAVELDPREDTADRVEPMREVRPFLLEGEDRGTMVGKDLQDDERQRLESVLLENKDLFAWTASDMPGIHPDVISHRLSIFRDARPVSQKKRRLGVEKRRAVVEEVGKFIEAEFIREVKYTTWLANVVMVKKSSGK; from the coding sequence ATGCCGGAGAATAAAGTTTTCCCATGGGTTGAGAAGTATGGGGGTGCGTCGGATCCGGTGAAACACCTACGGTCGTTCGTGGATGCTATGGCAGTGTATTCTTCCGACAAGCTGGTCTGGTGTAGGGTGTTTTCTTTATCCTTAAAAGATGAAGCGTTAGATTGGTTTCATTCACTGCCACCACGGAGCATTGATGGATTTGTTACTTTGAGGCAGTTGTTTAGCCAACAGTATGCATCAAACCGTTCGCGGGGTTTGACTTATACGGCCCTTGTCAGGATGAAGCAAGGGCGAGAAGAGTCATTGAAAGGGTTCATGGAGCGCTTCAACCGAACCGCTCGGCAGGTGAGGAATGTCGATCAGCGGCTGATAGTCAGTGCCCTCACTACAGCGTTGAGGCCGGGACCTTTTGTGGATTACCTGTACGAGGAGGAGCCTCAGTCAATGGATGAACTGCAACATAAACTGGCCGGGTTCATTCGGGTAGAAGAAGGAAGGGCGTATCGAGGTGATCAGGGCGATGAAGGGGGGTCTAATGTGAAGATAGGGCGAGACCGAAGGGGAGAGAAACGGTCGGCTGACGGGGAGTGTCGATCAGGGATGAAGCGAGGGGTAGAGATTCAGAGAGCACAGCAATACGTCCATCACACCCCATTAAGTGCCCCGAGGGTAAGAGTCCTGGAGGAAGCCTTAAGGGCTAACCTGCTGACGGTGGCACGGTCCCCGACCCCACGGGGAGCTGATGAAAATAAACATTGCCGATATCATCAGAACATGGGGCACTCTACTGAGGATTGTATCGCGTTGAAGGATAAGTTGGAGAGCTTGGTGCAGGCTGGGCACCTAAGGGAATTTGTTCAAAGGGCGAATCCTCACCCGAGGGAAATCCCGGGGAGATACGGAGGCCGGCCGCCGGCCGGGCAGAGGGTTCAGCCAGCTGCCGAACGGACGGAGGGTGGCGGGAGTGGAGAAAGGCCTTTGAGAGGGGTGATAAATACCATTTCGGGTGGTTTTACTGGAGGAGGGGCGTCCTCAGCCGCCCGAAAGCGGCATTTGAGAAACTTGCATAGTGTGAATAAGGTGGGAATTGCTGGAAGAACCATGCCTACCATAGCGTTTTCAGACGAGGATTTCCATGCACCGGATCCTGACCAGGATGACCCCATGGTGATAACGACTATCATCGCTCGGTACAGTGTGGGAAAGATGTTGATTGACCAGGGAAGTTCGGCCAACATTCTGTACTGGAAAACTTTTCAGCAGATGGACATACCGGACGAATCAATAATGCCTTTTAACGAAAAAATCTTAGGATTCGCAGGAGAACGGGTAGACACAAGGGGATACGTGGACTTAAAGATGTGTCTGGGGGCAGAGGCGGGGGCTAAGGAATTGAGGGTACGTTTCCTGTTGGTAGAGGCGGAAACCTCGTACAACGTGCTGTTGGGACGACCTTGTTTGAATGCGTTCGGGGCAATAGTGTCCACCCCTCACTTAACAATGAAGTATCCCACAGACGATGGGACAATATGGACGGTTAGGGCCGATCAGAGGGTAGCAAGAGAATGTTACGCAGCGGGACTGAAGGTACAACCCCCGAGACATAAGGTACAACCCCCGAGACATAAGGTATGCGAAACCCGTCCGACAACGTTAGCTGTAGAGTTAGACCCGAGAGAAGATACCGCCGACCGGGTGGAACCAATGAGGGAGGTCCGGCCCTTTCTCCTAGAAGGCGAAGACCGGGGGACAATGGTCGGCAAGGATCTTCAGGATGACGAGAGGCAAAGGTTGGAGAGTGTACTACTGGAGAATAAGGATTTGTTCGCATGGACTGCATCGGATATGCCAGGTATTCATCCTGACGTTATTTCGCATAGGTTGTCCATATTTCGAGATGCCCGACCGGTATCTCAGAAAAAGAGGAGGCTGGGTGTAGAGAAGAGAAGGGCGGTAGTTGAGGAGGTGGGGAAGTTCATCGAAGCCGAGTTCATAAGAGAAGTCAAGTACACTACTTGGTTGGCCAATGTAGTGATGGTGAAAAAGTCCAGTGGCAAGTGA
- the LOC106752716 gene encoding uncharacterized protein LOC106752716 gives MGRPEHGHELQIYLTTTEGAISAALVQEAPHFKLVYFVSRSLKEAELRYQQLEKVVLSLIYAARRLRPYFQGFQVVVRTDYPIAKILRKPDLAGRMIGWSVELSEFGLKYEPRGSVRGQHLADFAVDLPPEGDEFYWKLSVDGSSNRRGGGAGVVLEGSNGILIEQSLVFQFKVSNNQAEYEALLARMELARDLGVSWLECQTDSQLVEGQMNGIFQVKDDHLLQYFHKAKQLATYFKRFTLRHVPRSENGRADTLFKLAGGVAKGGLSTVIRQMVTKPTVECCTINTGGAQSTWKDEIVQLVRRQDDGGVLSAEEAKKIARYCLIGDELYRRGYVTPLLKCLLENEAEYVMRELHEGACGRHTGGRTLRARVLRAGFFWPTLEKDCMTFVRKCGACQKHGNVFHGPAVELQGIMSPWPFAQWGMDIVGPLPTGRSQMRFLLVAVDYFTKWVEAEPLSKISAAQVQKFVWKIICRFGLPKMLITDNGRQFIDKKLEAFYREWGIPNVTSSVEHPQTNGQAEAINKIIIQELKRRLGEAKGAWVDELPSVLWGYRCSPHGATGESPFNLTYGTDAMVPVEVGEETLRRKGNDLAANEEGLRGNLDVLQERRETAAVRAKALKRLVVRRYNTKVRPRHLVEGDLVWRKVGEARREKAHGKLAASWEGPYRIREGLNNGAYRLEHLDGKAIPNTWNISHLKLYFS, from the coding sequence ATGGGTCGGCCGGAGCATGGGCACGAATTACAGATCTACTTGACTACTACGGAGGGGGCCATTAGCGCGGCCTTAGTACAGGAGGCTCCTCATTTCAAGCTGGTGTACTTTGTTAGTAGAAGTTTGAAAGAGGCAGAGTTGAGATACCAACAGTTGGAAAAAGTGGTCCTGTCCCTAATTTACGCTGCTCGGCGGTTACGACCATACTTCCAAGGGTTTCAAGTTGTGGTACGAACGGATTACCCGATAGCCAAGATCTTACGAAAACCAGATTTGGCAGGACGGATGATAGGATGGTCGGTAGAATTATCGGAGTTTGGGTTGAAGTACGAGCCGAGGGGGTCGGTGCGGGGCCAACATCTAGCAGATTTTGCGGTTGATCTACCCCCTGAGGGGGATGAATTCTATTGGAAACTCTCGGTGGATGGGTCGTCTAACCGAAGGGGGGGAGGAGCAGGGGTGGTCCTAGAGGGATCGAACGGGATACTGATCGAGCAATCGTTGGTGTTTCAGTTCAAGGTTAGCAACAACCAGGCCGAGTATGAGGCCCTTTTGGCTAGGATGGAGTTGGCAAGGGATCTAGGAGTAAGTTGGCTGGAGTGTCAAACGGATTCCCAGCTGGTCGAGGGGCAGATGAATGGGATCTTCCAGGTGAAGGATGATCATCTGTTGCAATACTTCCACAAGGCCAAGCAACTGGCCacatatttcaaaaggtttacgTTGCGACATGTTCCCCGATCGGAAAACGGCCGTGCCGACACACTGTTCAAGCTGGCCGGAGGAGTCGCGAAAGGGGGGTTATCTACGGTGATTAGACAGATGGTAACCAAGCCGACGGTGGAATGTTGCACCATTAATACCGGGGGAGCACAAAGTACCTGGAAGGACGAGATAGTACAGTTGGTTCGGAGGCAGGATGACGGGGGGGTCTTAAGTGCCGAGGAGGCCAAGAAGATCGCTCGGTATTGCTTGATAGGTGATGAGTTGTACCGAAGGGGTTACGTTACTCCGCTATTGAAGTGTTTGCTGGAAAACGAAGCGGAGTACGTAATGAGAGAGCTACATGAAGGGGCGTGCGGGAGACATACAGGGGGACGAACTCTACGGGCAAGAGTACTAAGAGCAGGGTTCTTCTGGCCGACGTTAGAGAAAGATTGCATGACATTCGTCCGGAAATGTGGAGCTTGCCAGAAACATGGGAACGTTTTCCATGGCCCAGCAGTGGAGTTGCAAGGAATAATGTCCCCTTGGCCGTTCGCCCAGTGGGGAATGGACATCGTCGGACCATTGCCGACCGGGCGGTCTCAGATGAGGTTTCTGCTAGTGGCAGTGGATTATTTCACGAAATGGGTAGAGGCTGAACCTTTGTCAAAAATCTCGGCCGCCCAAGTTCAGAAATTTGTATGGAAGATTATTTGTCGATTTGGGCTGCCCAAAATGCTTATTACGGACAACGGTCGGCAGTTTATAGATAAGAAGTTGGAAGCTTTCTATCGGGAGTGGGGAATACCTAATGTCACGAGTTCGGTTGAGCACCCTCAGACGAATGGGCAGGCGGAGgcgataaataaaataatcattcagGAATTGAAAAGGAGGTTAGGCGAAGCAAAGGGGGCCTGGGTTGATGAACTACCGTCAGTCCTGTGGGGGTATCGTTGTTCGCCCCACGGGGCAACGGGAGAGTCCCCATTTAACCTGACCTACGGGACGGACGCGATGGTGCCGGTCGAGGTGGGCGAGGAAACACTGAGAAGGAAGGGGAACGACCTAGCTGCAAATGAAGAAGGTCTAAGGGGAAACCTGGATGTAttgcaagagagaagagaaactGCAGCGGTCCGGGCAAAGGCACTAAAGAGGTTGGTTGTGCGGAGGTACAACACTAAGGTACGGCCGAGACATTTGGTCGAGGGTGATCTCGTTTGGAGGAAGGTCGGGGAGGCTCGGAGGGAGAAGGCTCACGGGAAGCTGGCGGCCAGCTGGGAGGGGCCATACAGAATACGTGAAGGCTTGAATAATGGGGCCTACCGACTGGAACATCTGGATGGAAAGGCAATTCCAAATACATGGAATATATCTCACTTGAAGTTGTATTTTAGTTAA